A region from the Desulfomarina profundi genome encodes:
- the ilvY gene encoding HTH-type transcriptional activator IlvY, producing MNIRELELFKHLATTLHFGRTSLECNITPSGLTRTIQRLENETGKLLFLRDNRSVSLTPAGILFKEYCEETIERWNALQSNLQNDTILRGKISLYCSVTAILSILPRILIRFRRIHPQVSIHIQTGDAARALNKLQTREVDISIAALPENTPENLDCIEILKTPLIFIAPRFFPETICYSDGKKKNIDWEKTPLILPNEGLSRTRTERWFNEKLLTPNLYSQVSGNEAIIAMVGMGCGVGVVPRLVLDKSTLADEIDILEVTPRLKPFTVGSCTSTRNRNNPIVQSFWKILAETIAA from the coding sequence ATGAACATAAGAGAACTCGAGCTGTTCAAACATCTGGCAACCACACTCCATTTCGGCAGAACAAGCCTTGAATGCAATATCACACCCTCCGGTCTGACAAGAACAATTCAAAGGCTGGAAAATGAAACGGGTAAACTGTTGTTTCTACGGGATAACAGGTCGGTTTCTCTCACTCCGGCCGGTATCCTTTTCAAGGAATACTGTGAAGAAACCATTGAGCGCTGGAATGCACTGCAAAGCAATCTGCAGAACGACACCATTCTGCGCGGAAAAATATCACTTTACTGTTCTGTCACTGCCATTCTGTCAATACTTCCCCGAATCCTGATTCGCTTCAGAAGAATTCATCCACAGGTTTCCATTCATATCCAGACAGGAGATGCTGCAAGAGCCCTCAACAAACTCCAGACCCGGGAAGTTGATATCTCCATTGCAGCTCTTCCCGAGAACACACCGGAAAATCTTGACTGCATAGAAATACTCAAAACTCCACTTATTTTTATTGCTCCAAGATTTTTTCCGGAAACAATCTGTTACAGTGACGGGAAAAAGAAAAATATCGACTGGGAAAAAACACCGCTTATTCTTCCCAATGAAGGATTGAGCAGAACCAGAACAGAACGCTGGTTCAATGAAAAACTGCTTACCCCAAACCTCTATTCACAGGTCTCCGGTAACGAAGCCATCATCGCTATGGTCGGCATGGGTTGCGGAGTGGGAGTTGTCCCACGGCTGGTTCTTGATAAAAGTACCCTCGCTGATGAAATTGATATCCTTGAGGTCACTCCTCGCCTTAAACCTTTTACGGTGGGCAGTTGCACCTCCACCAGGAACAGAAACAACCCGATTGTTCAATCTTTCTGGAAAATTCTGGCAGAAACCATTGCAGCCTGA
- the surE gene encoding 5'/3'-nucleotidase SurE: MQILLITNDDGIHSSGLMALKQAVEGLGRIIVIAPDRDNSAVSHSLTMDRPLKVTEIHHDTYMVNGTPTDCVALGIKKILNSKPALLLSGINAGANLGDDISYSGTVSAAIEGTMYSIPSMAISATGDPPYDFHGAGKAARMIAEKILENGLPDNTLVNMNVPPRHKQNRIKITRQGRRLWKDSIHETRDPRGWTHYWIGGGTPIHDSNRDTDVHAVREDFISITPLQLDLTNHTGVDFLKKHWDLKSVLD; the protein is encoded by the coding sequence ATGCAAATTTTACTGATAACCAACGACGACGGCATTCACAGCTCCGGGCTGATGGCCCTGAAACAGGCTGTTGAAGGATTGGGACGGATAATTGTCATCGCGCCTGACCGGGATAATTCCGCAGTTTCCCATTCTCTCACAATGGACAGACCACTCAAGGTGACCGAAATTCACCACGATACCTATATGGTAAATGGCACTCCCACAGACTGTGTTGCCCTGGGGATTAAAAAAATACTCAACAGCAAACCCGCTCTCCTGCTTTCAGGGATAAATGCAGGGGCCAATCTCGGAGATGATATTTCGTATTCGGGAACAGTCTCTGCAGCCATTGAGGGTACAATGTATTCAATACCTTCCATGGCAATTTCCGCCACCGGGGATCCACCCTATGACTTTCATGGAGCAGGGAAAGCAGCTAGAATGATCGCTGAGAAAATCTTGGAAAATGGTTTGCCTGATAACACTCTTGTCAACATGAATGTTCCTCCCCGACACAAACAGAACAGAATTAAAATAACACGACAGGGTCGAAGACTCTGGAAAGATTCAATACATGAGACACGGGATCCGAGAGGATGGACACATTACTGGATTGGCGGTGGAACACCCATCCATGACTCCAATAGAGATACAGATGTTCATGCTGTCAGGGAAGATTTCATCTCCATTACACCCCTCCAGCTCGATCTTACCAACCATACTGGTGTGGATTTTCTGAAAAAGCACTGGGATTTGAAAAGTGTTCTCGATTAA
- a CDS encoding PEP-CTERM sorting domain-containing protein — MKKLLQFLTPVLVIFLGGFAAQADPVDLTTWSPLTLDYSGGQPAGNWVLQAGNTAVKQTVNADPSFYLNNLNQTSYSMDGSWQVDPGWDDDYMGFVFGYQNSSNFYLFDWKQGTQGYEGAIATEGMTVKKMKGATGNGLTDLSLAEFWENENDLGEMEILAKNHGAGKGWVDGDVYSFHLDFNLVPGTFTINVKDASDNILWDVTVTDSTFTSGEFGFYNYSQENVLYAGFEQTGGTTVPEPATILLFGVGLAGVAGVRLRKK, encoded by the coding sequence ATGAAGAAATTATTGCAGTTTCTGACACCAGTTTTAGTTATTTTTCTGGGAGGATTTGCAGCTCAGGCAGATCCTGTAGACCTGACAACCTGGTCCCCTCTGACGCTTGATTATTCTGGAGGGCAACCAGCGGGAAATTGGGTGCTTCAGGCGGGAAATACTGCCGTTAAGCAGACTGTGAATGCTGATCCGTCATTTTATCTCAATAATCTGAACCAGACAAGTTATTCCATGGATGGTTCCTGGCAGGTTGATCCCGGGTGGGACGATGACTACATGGGTTTTGTTTTCGGTTATCAGAATTCAAGTAATTTTTACCTGTTTGACTGGAAACAGGGCACACAGGGCTACGAGGGAGCGATAGCTACTGAAGGTATGACCGTCAAGAAAATGAAGGGGGCTACCGGAAATGGTCTTACAGATCTTTCTCTGGCTGAGTTCTGGGAAAATGAGAATGATCTTGGAGAGATGGAGATACTTGCCAAAAATCATGGGGCAGGAAAAGGATGGGTTGATGGAGATGTGTATTCATTTCATCTCGATTTTAATCTAGTTCCAGGGACATTTACAATCAATGTCAAGGATGCTTCAGATAATATCCTGTGGGATGTTACTGTTACAGATTCAACGTTTACCAGCGGAGAATTCGGCTTTTATAATTACTCACAGGAAAATGTGCTTTATGCCGGTTTTGAACAGACCGGAGGGACAACTGTTCCCGAGCCTGCGACAATACTCTTGTTCGGCGTTGGTCTGGCTGGTGTGGCGGGGGTAAGGTTAAGAAAGAAATAA
- a CDS encoding cation diffusion facilitator family transporter, whose product MTATDRHKKTILAVNLGLLTNTALAVLKTGVGITGNSPALLADGINSTSDVAYGIVVRIFMRLSGKPADEEHPYGHDRLESIAAVVVGAFVITTAISIFWSSVNRVYELTNVSGSPEGATKLALWIALFTVLIKIWLSFWTYSIGRQTSSNVVLALAADHRNDIFSALAASIGILFSRAGFLWVDPLAGGLVSLIILHTGVEIIRESAADLMNTLPGQQLCELIHKKLEKVEQVLDIEDIHGHRFGQYMVINITIGISPEITVAEGDEIATQVEQILLTEIESMRRVFVHYHPATSPIDTE is encoded by the coding sequence ATGACAGCAACTGACAGACATAAAAAAACTATCCTGGCCGTAAACCTGGGCCTGCTCACAAATACAGCACTGGCTGTTCTCAAAACCGGTGTCGGCATAACTGGAAACAGTCCCGCCTTGCTTGCAGACGGAATAAACTCAACTTCGGATGTCGCCTATGGTATTGTCGTCCGGATTTTCATGCGGCTTTCGGGAAAACCGGCCGATGAGGAACACCCCTATGGCCATGATCGGCTTGAATCCATTGCAGCAGTCGTAGTTGGTGCCTTTGTCATCACGACAGCCATCTCAATTTTCTGGTCTTCTGTCAATAGAGTATACGAGCTGACCAATGTCTCCGGCAGTCCGGAAGGGGCAACAAAGCTGGCTCTCTGGATTGCCCTGTTCACAGTTTTGATAAAAATATGGCTCAGTTTCTGGACATATTCGATTGGCAGACAAACTTCGAGTAACGTGGTTCTAGCTCTGGCAGCCGACCATAGAAATGACATTTTTTCCGCCCTGGCAGCCAGTATCGGTATCCTTTTCAGTCGTGCCGGTTTTCTCTGGGTTGACCCTCTCGCGGGTGGGCTTGTTTCCCTGATAATTCTTCATACCGGAGTCGAAATAATACGGGAATCGGCAGCCGATCTGATGAACACCCTGCCAGGTCAGCAGCTCTGTGAACTGATCCATAAAAAGCTGGAAAAAGTTGAACAGGTTCTTGATATTGAAGATATTCATGGACACAGGTTTGGCCAGTATATGGTCATTAATATTACAATCGGTATCTCCCCTGAGATTACGGTGGCGGAAGGGGATGAAATTGCCACCCAAGTGGAACAGATTCTCCTGACTGAAATCGAATCAATGCGCCGGGTCTTTGTCCATTACCACCCAGCCACTTCACCAATAGACACTGAGTAA
- a CDS encoding thioredoxin domain-containing protein: protein MIVLSENTATKGRSVVSFLLICCYRALRSGHAGLSEIVKIIVLSLFITVPIHSYGAEKVDMKQSPALKKILREALTVKSNDYKPRTRHFTENGTPIYINRLILEGSPYLLQHAHNPVNWYTWGDEPFEIARKLGLPVLLSIGYSTCHWCHVMEEESFEDEEIAQYLNNNYVAIKVDREEHPDIDSVYMAAVQALTGRGGWPMTVWLTPERRPFYGGTYFPDRDRGRSIGFLTLLKKLSQMYRNQPEKIEKAGLALTKAIQQQLQPVSGNNLPGVEMLQQVMEKYRDYHDPVYGGLKGRPKFPATLPVRLLFRYSRRSGDKQILSIARLTLEKMAAGGIYDQVGGGFHRYSTDEKWLVPHFEKMLYDNALLAVTYLDGYQATGDKTFKRVAEETLNYIRRDMTSPEGAFYSATDADSITPQGHRKEGYYFTWTSSELDEVLGAERAKIIKTYYGVGRKNNFEGRNILHVPETLTQTAKKLNISKEKLLAAIEDSKKTLYDVRNRRPHPLRDEKILTAWNSQMISAYARAGLILGKQQYTDRAVQAAEFILNNLYKPAGLDQVAQLQQANKIQTPAKQPSAVELSDKPPGLDQVAQLQQANKIQTPAKQPSAVELSDKPPGLDQVAQLQQANKIQTPAKQPSAVELSDKPPGLDQVAQLQQANKIQTPAKQPSAVEFSDKPAGLDQVAQLQQTNKIQTPAKQPSAAELSDKPAGLDQVAQLQQTNKIQTPAKQPSAAELSDKPPGLDRMAQLQQTNKILYRNYKDGYSRHTAYLDDYAFFIAALIDLYEATSYIHWLEKAIELDTILQDRYEDQDGGFFMTARGRTDLIAREKPVRDGAEPSGNSIALLNLLRLAEYTTDKSYSIRAEKMLTIFPTGTSANPMVLSEMLMALDFLTDRVKEIIIVTPPGKKETADIFLQILRKTYLPNRILTIVAEGEDAARQAQFIPLVQGKTTLMGKTTAYVCEQGSCHLPTTDPKVFASQISRINRLP from the coding sequence ATGATTGTTTTATCTGAAAATACCGCGACCAAAGGTCGTTCTGTAGTCAGTTTTTTATTGATCTGTTGTTACCGAGCTTTAAGGTCCGGCCATGCCGGTTTATCTGAAATAGTTAAAATCATTGTGCTGAGCCTGTTTATAACAGTACCCATCCACAGCTACGGTGCCGAAAAGGTTGATATGAAGCAATCACCAGCCCTAAAAAAAATACTGCGAGAAGCACTGACCGTAAAAAGCAATGACTACAAACCCCGTACCAGACATTTTACTGAGAATGGTACTCCCATCTATATAAACCGCCTGATCCTTGAAGGCTCCCCCTATCTTCTCCAGCATGCCCACAATCCGGTCAACTGGTATACATGGGGTGACGAACCGTTTGAAATTGCACGAAAACTCGGCCTTCCAGTGCTGCTCAGCATTGGTTATTCCACCTGCCACTGGTGCCATGTCATGGAGGAGGAATCATTTGAAGATGAGGAAATCGCCCAATATCTGAACAACAACTATGTAGCCATCAAGGTTGACAGGGAAGAGCATCCTGACATTGACTCTGTTTACATGGCTGCAGTGCAGGCCCTCACGGGGCGGGGTGGCTGGCCCATGACAGTATGGCTGACACCAGAGCGCCGCCCGTTCTATGGTGGAACATATTTTCCTGATCGGGACAGGGGAAGGTCCATAGGATTTCTGACCCTTTTGAAAAAACTCAGTCAAATGTACCGGAACCAGCCGGAAAAAATTGAAAAGGCCGGACTGGCCCTGACAAAAGCAATCCAGCAGCAGCTTCAACCCGTTTCCGGTAACAACCTGCCTGGTGTGGAGATGCTCCAACAGGTTATGGAAAAATATCGTGACTACCATGATCCCGTGTATGGCGGCCTGAAAGGCAGGCCAAAATTCCCGGCCACATTGCCTGTTCGTCTGCTGTTTCGCTACTCTCGTCGATCAGGAGATAAACAAATTCTCTCAATTGCCCGTCTGACCCTGGAAAAAATGGCTGCCGGTGGTATTTACGATCAGGTTGGCGGCGGTTTTCACCGTTACAGTACCGATGAAAAATGGCTGGTTCCCCATTTTGAAAAAATGCTTTATGACAATGCACTTTTGGCAGTAACATACCTTGATGGATACCAGGCAACCGGGGATAAGACTTTTAAACGGGTGGCGGAAGAAACCCTCAACTATATCAGACGTGACATGACCTCTCCGGAAGGAGCATTTTACTCTGCCACTGATGCGGACAGCATAACTCCGCAGGGCCACCGTAAGGAGGGGTACTACTTCACCTGGACATCATCTGAGCTGGATGAGGTTCTGGGTGCTGAAAGGGCAAAAATAATAAAAACCTACTATGGCGTGGGAAGAAAAAACAATTTTGAAGGCAGAAACATCCTTCACGTGCCTGAAACACTCACTCAAACTGCGAAAAAACTGAACATTTCGAAAGAGAAACTCCTTGCAGCCATAGAGGATTCAAAAAAAACTCTCTACGATGTACGAAACCGCCGTCCCCACCCCCTGCGGGATGAAAAAATTCTGACAGCATGGAACAGCCAGATGATCTCAGCCTATGCCCGGGCAGGCCTGATTCTGGGAAAACAGCAGTACACAGACCGGGCAGTACAGGCCGCAGAATTCATCCTGAACAATCTTTATAAACCAGCAGGGCTGGACCAGGTGGCTCAGCTACAGCAAGCAAATAAAATTCAGACTCCGGCAAAACAACCTTCAGCAGTGGAACTTTCAGACAAACCACCAGGGCTGGACCAGGTGGCTCAGCTACAGCAAGCAAATAAAATTCAGACTCCGGCAAAACAACCTTCAGCAGTGGAACTTTCAGACAAACCACCAGGGCTGGACCAAGTGGCTCAGCTACAGCAAGCAAATAAAATTCAGACTCCGGCAAAACAACCTTCAGCAGTGGAACTTTCAGACAAACCACCAGGGCTGGACCAGGTGGCTCAGCTACAGCAAGCAAATAAAATTCAGACTCCGGCAAAACAACCTTCAGCAGTGGAATTTTCAGACAAACCAGCAGGGCTGGACCAAGTGGCTCAGCTACAGCAAACAAATAAAATTCAGACTCCGGCAAAACAACCTTCAGCAGCGGAACTTTCAGACAAACCAGCAGGGCTGGACCAGGTGGCTCAGCTACAGCAAACAAATAAAATTCAGACTCCGGCAAAACAACCTTCAGCAGCGGAACTTTCAGACAAACCACCAGGGCTGGACCGGATGGCTCAGCTACAGCAGACAAATAAAATACTGTATCGAAATTATAAAGACGGCTACTCACGACACACAGCTTACCTTGATGACTATGCCTTTTTTATCGCTGCCCTGATTGATCTCTATGAGGCAACTTCCTACATCCATTGGCTGGAAAAAGCTATTGAACTTGATACTATTCTGCAGGATCGGTATGAAGATCAGGACGGTGGTTTCTTTATGACAGCAAGGGGGCGGACAGACCTTATTGCAAGGGAAAAACCGGTTCGTGACGGTGCTGAACCTTCAGGAAACTCCATCGCCCTGCTCAATCTACTCCGCCTGGCAGAGTACACAACCGACAAGAGTTATTCAATCCGGGCAGAAAAAATGCTGACCATATTTCCAACGGGAACATCCGCCAATCCCATGGTCCTGTCTGAAATGCTGATGGCCCTCGATTTCCTGACGGATCGAGTCAAGGAAATCATTATTGTCACACCTCCAGGAAAAAAAGAGACAGCTGATATTTTTTTACAAATTTTACGGAAGACATATCTGCCGAATCGTATCCTGACAATTGTTGCAGAAGGAGAGGATGCAGCAAGACAGGCTCAGTTCATTCCCCTTGTACAGGGAAAAACCACACTCATGGGCAAAACAACAGCCTATGTCTGTGAGCAGGGTTCCTGCCACCTGCCGACCACGGATCCGAAGGTGTTTGCCAGCCAAATCAGTCGAATCAATAGACTCCCTTGA
- a CDS encoding PhoH family protein, which produces MSKKIFILDTNVILHDSSCLYHFQEHDILIPITVLEELDSFKKGSQIINYHAREFVRSLDGLSSEKLFNGGMKIGPDSGRVTISLEMKMHQDLRASFPNHEKSDHRILNIAYHVSKENREKIVILVSKDVNLRMKARSVGLMAEDYTTDHVSEKGKQYSGYRLSEEVPFSFIEALYGPEGMVDAAEYPVEVPFLANEFAIVRNGQKSALAVFKAGSNAFCRVFKNSAYGISPRNAEQSFALHVLMDRELSLVTLTGKAGTGKTLLALAAALESRKHYHQILLTRPVVPLSNKDIGFLPGDIQSKIGPYMQPLFDNLGVIRGQFSENSEKARRLQRMMDAEKLVIEPLAYIRGRSLVRKYMIVDEAQNLTPHEVKTIITRAGEGTKIIFAGDIHQIDHPYLDSNSNGLSTLIDKMQGQKIYGHIDLRKGERSKLAELASDLL; this is translated from the coding sequence GTGAGTAAAAAAATATTTATCCTTGATACCAACGTAATACTCCATGACAGCTCATGCCTCTATCATTTCCAGGAACATGATATTCTTATTCCCATCACCGTTCTGGAGGAACTTGACTCGTTCAAAAAGGGTTCCCAGATTATCAACTACCATGCCAGGGAATTTGTTCGTTCCCTGGATGGCCTGAGCTCTGAAAAGTTGTTCAACGGGGGCATGAAGATCGGACCTGACAGTGGCAGGGTCACGATCAGCCTGGAGATGAAGATGCACCAGGACCTGCGGGCCTCCTTTCCGAATCACGAAAAAAGTGATCACCGGATTCTGAATATCGCCTACCATGTGTCAAAGGAAAACAGGGAGAAGATTGTTATTCTTGTCAGTAAGGATGTCAATCTCCGGATGAAGGCCAGGTCCGTTGGCCTTATGGCCGAGGACTACACCACGGATCATGTGAGTGAGAAAGGAAAGCAGTATTCCGGTTATCGGCTGAGCGAAGAAGTCCCTTTCTCTTTTATCGAAGCGCTTTATGGGCCGGAGGGGATGGTTGATGCGGCAGAGTATCCGGTTGAAGTCCCGTTTCTGGCCAATGAGTTTGCCATTGTCAGAAACGGCCAGAAATCGGCTCTAGCCGTCTTCAAGGCGGGGAGCAATGCTTTCTGCCGAGTCTTTAAAAACAGTGCTTACGGTATCTCGCCACGAAATGCAGAGCAGTCTTTTGCCTTACATGTGCTTATGGACAGGGAGTTGTCCCTTGTGACGCTTACGGGAAAGGCTGGAACCGGCAAAACCCTTCTTGCCCTGGCGGCTGCCCTGGAGTCAAGAAAACATTATCATCAGATTCTGCTTACCCGGCCCGTTGTTCCCCTGTCCAATAAGGATATTGGTTTTCTGCCAGGGGATATTCAGTCAAAGATTGGGCCCTATATGCAGCCGCTTTTTGATAATCTCGGGGTTATTCGTGGTCAGTTTTCAGAAAACAGTGAAAAAGCAAGGCGTCTGCAACGGATGATGGATGCGGAAAAGCTGGTAATTGAACCATTGGCCTATATCAGGGGGCGCAGTCTGGTCAGAAAATATATGATTGTGGATGAGGCCCAGAATCTGACACCCCATGAAGTCAAGACGATTATCACCAGGGCAGGTGAGGGTACTAAAATTATTTTTGCGGGTGATATTCACCAGATAGATCATCCTTATCTTGACTCAAATTCCAACGGACTCAGTACATTGATCGACAAGATGCAGGGACAGAAAATTTACGGTCATATCGACCTGCGCAAAGGGGAGCGGTCAAAGCTTGCGGAACTCGCCAGCGATCTCCTGTAG
- the pyrF gene encoding orotidine-5'-phosphate decarboxylase, which translates to MNNLANPAVPLNERIIVALDVPTPAGAKEIVKQCESHVGFFKVGLQLFMASWFEMVDWLVDRGHKVMLDLKFFDIPETVRLAVEQVNSRGVSFATIHGNDPIIRAAVSARGDMKLLAVTVLTSFGEEDMRAMGMTRSIEDLVFFRAKRALDLGCDGVVSSGLEAEKMRDSLGEKLIIVTPGIRPGANVEESDDDQKRIVTAGTAIKNGANHVVVGRPITGAAEPIRVIESMQQDIIRFTGES; encoded by the coding sequence ATGAATAATCTTGCCAATCCTGCTGTACCGTTGAATGAACGGATAATTGTTGCCTTGGATGTTCCCACCCCGGCTGGAGCAAAGGAAATTGTGAAACAGTGTGAGTCCCATGTGGGTTTTTTTAAGGTCGGTCTCCAGCTTTTCATGGCCAGCTGGTTTGAGATGGTTGACTGGTTGGTGGACAGGGGACACAAGGTCATGCTTGATCTGAAATTTTTTGATATCCCGGAAACGGTCAGGTTGGCAGTGGAACAGGTGAACAGCAGGGGGGTCTCTTTTGCAACCATTCATGGAAATGATCCGATTATCCGGGCTGCGGTGTCTGCCCGGGGTGATATGAAACTGCTTGCCGTCACAGTATTGACCAGTTTCGGGGAGGAGGATATGCGGGCAATGGGCATGACCCGGTCAATTGAGGACCTTGTTTTTTTTCGGGCGAAAAGAGCTCTCGATCTTGGCTGTGACGGTGTTGTCTCCTCGGGGTTGGAAGCGGAAAAAATGAGAGACAGCCTGGGGGAGAAACTGATCATAGTTACTCCGGGAATCAGGCCGGGTGCAAATGTGGAAGAATCGGACGATGATCAGAAACGTATCGTTACAGCGGGTACGGCTATAAAAAACGGTGCCAACCATGTGGTCGTCGGCCGTCCGATCACAGGAGCTGCAGAGCCGATCAGGGTCATTGAGTCGATGCAGCAGGATATTATCCGGTTCACCGGAGAGAGTTAA
- a CDS encoding zf-HC2 domain-containing protein, translating to MKKVIKNRDKTASLLVLALDKRVGTRCPSAEELASFLDGKSSAAEKKRVLSHLADCDQCYTLWYCLKTASRKKRAGGKIYYLTRPKNLAFAGSALAIAASVVIFMNIAREPLVGRMKEKTAVTVEAVDESKRISPIPPQTEQVEKVYEDEERKMLSAPAPAFLKMGNISVSPVQDWLKSVETGCREGRQEENFWKEQFFQGEQLVGEAGAEDELFRAVLMLLPGKFDQITVKKRCEKILERLAQERERR from the coding sequence TTGAAAAAGGTAATAAAAAACAGGGACAAAACTGCTTCGCTCCTGGTCCTGGCCCTGGATAAAAGGGTCGGAACCCGGTGTCCCTCAGCTGAAGAGCTGGCATCCTTTCTAGATGGAAAATCTTCTGCTGCTGAAAAAAAGAGGGTATTGAGTCATCTGGCGGATTGTGATCAGTGTTATACTCTCTGGTATTGCTTGAAAACAGCGTCTCGAAAGAAGCGAGCAGGTGGAAAAATATATTACCTGACCAGACCGAAGAACCTGGCCTTTGCAGGTTCGGCTCTGGCAATCGCCGCTTCCGTGGTTATTTTCATGAATATTGCCCGTGAGCCGCTGGTTGGCAGGATGAAGGAAAAAACAGCAGTGACTGTTGAAGCAGTTGATGAAAGCAAACGCATTTCTCCCATTCCGCCACAAACCGAACAGGTCGAAAAGGTGTATGAGGATGAAGAACGAAAAATGCTTTCGGCTCCAGCTCCCGCGTTTCTGAAAATGGGAAATATATCTGTCTCTCCGGTTCAAGACTGGCTGAAATCGGTGGAGACCGGATGCAGAGAGGGGCGACAGGAGGAGAATTTCTGGAAAGAGCAGTTTTTTCAGGGGGAACAACTGGTCGGTGAGGCAGGGGCTGAAGATGAGCTTTTCCGTGCTGTCCTAATGCTTCTGCCCGGGAAATTTGACCAGATCACTGTAAAAAAACGGTGTGAAAAGATTCTTGAGAGGCTTGCACAGGAGAGAGAGAGAAGGTAA
- a CDS encoding RNA polymerase sigma factor — MNCVTDWKTQTLAHWEQINRMAVRRFGDTVLAEEAALSVMERLEEDNWKRVRAYCGKATFSTYLQVLTGRILEDFARSRFGRVRPPSWVKVLGGCGVSCFPHFAWSGCRCLKRLKLFFSDRMFHQKRK; from the coding sequence TTGAATTGCGTGACTGACTGGAAAACACAAACCCTTGCCCATTGGGAACAGATTAACAGGATGGCAGTGCGTCGTTTCGGGGATACCGTTCTGGCAGAAGAAGCGGCTCTGTCGGTAATGGAAAGGTTGGAGGAAGATAACTGGAAACGTGTCCGTGCCTACTGCGGAAAAGCCACCTTTTCAACTTATCTGCAGGTTCTGACGGGAAGAATTCTGGAGGATTTTGCCAGAAGCAGGTTCGGACGTGTACGGCCACCATCGTGGGTAAAGGTTCTGGGGGGATGTGGAGTAAGCTGTTTTCCGCACTTTGCCTGGAGCGGCTGCAGGTGCCTGAAGCGGTTGAAGTTGTTTTTCAGCGACAGAATGTTTCATCAAAAAAGGAAATAG